The following nucleotide sequence is from Candidatus Limnocylindria bacterium.
GGGGCTAGCTGGGCGTCGTCGAGGTCAAGACCACCATCCGCGCGCCGGCGGGTCGGTGCTTCGATCTCGCGCGGAGCGTGTCGGCACATCTGTCATCGACGGAGCAGACCGGCGAGCGTGTGGTCTCGGACGTCGCGTCCGATCTCCTCGGACCGGGCGATGTTGTCACCTGGGAAGCCACGCACCGCGGGGTGCGCCAGAGATTGACATCGAAGATCACACAATTCGATCCACCGCGTTCGTTCGAGGACGAGCAGGTCGCCGGGCCGTTCAAGATCTTCTGGCACCGGCACGAATTCAGTACGACCGATGACGCCACCGTGATGACCGACCTCGTGCGCTACCGCGCTCCCCTAGGTCCTATCGGGTCGCTCGTCGAGCGCGTCTACCTCGACCGCTATCTCAGGTCGTTCCTCGAACGGCGCGCCGCGCGTCTGCGCTCGCTGGCCGAATCCGCGCCATGACCGTCTCCGCCTAAAATCGACCTATCCCGACAATCACTGACGCCCCGGCGACGCGTCGCCTCGACAACGGGCTGGTGCTCTACGCGCTCGAAGCGCGACACGCACCGGTCGTGTCGCTGTGGGTCTGGTACCACGTCGGCGGTCGCAACGAGGTCCCCGGGACCACCGGCATGTCGCATTTCCTCGAGCACATGCTCTTCAAGGGCACGACGAAGCATCCCAAGGGCGATCTCGACCGCCTGCTCGCGCGCTACGGCGCGCAGTGGAACGCCTTCACCAGCGAGGACGTGACCTGCTACTTCGAGACCGTGCCGAAGGCGCGGTACAAGACCGCGCTCGAGCTCGAGTCCGATCGGATGCGCAACGCGCTCATCTCGGTCGAGGAGACCGAGGCCGAGCGCACGGTGATCGTCAGCGAGCGCGAGGGCTACGAGAACGATCCGTCGTTCCTTCTCGGCGAAGAGCTTCAGGCCATCGCGTTCAGCCGCCACACCTATGGGCAGGGCGTCATCGGGAGCAAGGACGAGATCAAGCTCATGACGCGCGACGGCCTGTACGCCCACTACCGCCGCTTCTACGCGCCGAACAACGCGTATGTGGTCGTGACCGGTGACGACGAACCCGAGCGTCTCATCGAGGAAGCGGCCGCGGCGTTCGGTCCGCTCGATCCGTCCAGCGATCTCGGCGAGCCGCCGAAGGCGCCCGAGCCGGACCAGCACGGCGAGCGGCGCGTCGTCGTGCACCGCGCCGGCGGCACCCTTCCGATCGTGATGCTCGCGTTCCGCGCCCCGCGCGCGACCGACTCGCGCGCGGCGGCGATCTCCGCGCTGGCCGTGGCGCTCGCGGGCACGTCCACCGGGAGCGACGGCGCGTCCGGCCGTTCGTCTCGCCTGTATCGCGCACTCGTCGAGACCGGGCTCGCGGCGGACGTCGACGCGTCGTTCCAGCTGATGAAGGATCCGTACCTGTTCTTCGCCGATGCCACGCTGCGTCCTGGCATCAAGCACGCGGATGTCGAGCGCGTCCTGCTCGAGGAGCTCGCGAAGCTGTCCTCGGATCTTCTCGCCGAGGACGAGTTCGCGCGCGTGCGACGCCAGCTGCTCGCATCGACCGCGTTCAACACCGACACGATCACCTGGCGCGCGTATCGCTGCGGTCAGCTCCTCTCGACGGGCGCCGCGACCTCGATCAGCGAGTGGTACGACAAGCTCGCAGCGGTCACACGCGAGCAGATCCGCGACGCGGCGAGCGGCCTCTTCGTGGAGCGCTCGCGGAGCGTCGGCTGGTTCGTGCCCGAGGGCGACCTCTCATGAACAAGGTCCACCGCAGCGTGCTCCCGAACGGCCTGCGCATCGCGACGGTCCCGATCGCGGGCCTTCGCTCGACCTCGGTGTTCCTCGCCGTCGAGGCGGGGCAATGGTTCGAGCCTGCCGGCCGACCGGGCATCGCGCGTCTGGCGGCGCAGACGATGCTGCGCGGGACGAAGCGGCGCGACGGCGCGATCTGGGCAACGGCGCTCGACGCGCTCGGCGCGGTCGCCCGTCTCGACGTCGGGTCGCACGCCGCGGTGTTCAGCGCGCAGTGTCTCGGCGACGATCTCGGCGAACTGCTCGGACTCATCGCGGAGGCCGTGCGAACACCGGCGCTGGCGGATGCGGAGATCGAGTTCGTGCGCGGCCAGACGCTCGCGCATCTCGAGAAGGACGAGCGCGACACTCGCGCCGTTTCGGACCGCGTCTGGCGGGGGCTGGTGTACCCGACGGGGCATCCGTTCCATGCACCCGCGATCGGCGACACGGCCGTCGTGCGGTCGGCGACCGCCGAAGACATCCGCGCGTATCACAAGAGCGCGATCGCCCCGGACGGCGCCGTGCTCATCGTCGCAGGCGCGACGACCGCGGATGCGGTGAAGGACGCCGCAGGTCGAGCGTTCGGGGACTGGCCGAAACGAGCCAAGCCACAGAGTGCCAGCTATCCTCCGGTCGCGCTCGCGGCGACCAAACGCCGTGTCGAGGTCGTGCCGGACAAGACGCAGAGCGACGTGATCATCGGCTGGCCCGGCCTACCGCGTACCGATCCGCGCTTCACGGCCGCGCGCGTCACGAACATGGTCTACGCGGCCGACACGTTCGCGAGCCGCGCGGGCAACGTCATCCGCGACCAGCTCGGCCTGGCGTATTACGTGTTCAGCGGCATCGGCGCGAGCTGCGGGCAATCGCCGTGGATCGTGCGCATGGGTGTCAACCCGAAGAATGTGCATCGCGCGATCGAGGTCGCGCTCGACGAGCTGCGCAAGATCACGGTCGGCCAGATCGCCGACGACGACCTGGCGCTGGCGAAGGACAAGCTCGTCGGGGAGCTCGACGTCGCGCTCGAGAGTCCCGCCGGCGTTGCATCGATGGTGCTCGAGGCTGAGATGTTCGAGCTAGGCGAAGACCACTTCGAGCGCTATCCGCGCGAGCTCCGCGCGGTCACGAAGGAGCAGGTGATCGAGACCGCTCGCGCGTTCTTGCCGCCGGATCGCTACGCGCTCGCGGTCGCTGGTCCCGCGCTCCCCGAGGCGCTCGTTTGATGGCGACCTTCCCGCCCGCCGTACTGAAAAGCCTCGATGACACCAGCGTCGTCGAGATCGAGACGCGCTCGGCGAAGGGGACGAAGCACCTGATCCCGATCTGGATCGTGGTGGTCGACGGCGTTGCGTACGTTCGCTCGGTGCGCGGCCCCGCGGGTCGCTGGTACCGCGAGCTCCTCGCGAAGGGCGAGGGCGCGGTGCTGGTTGGCGGGAGGCGCGTCCCGGTGCGCGCGACGAAGGACAGCTCCGCTAAGGCGATCGAGGCTGTGAGCGCCGCGCTACGTAAGAAGTACGCGCGCAGCGGCCAGTCGCTCCAGTCGATGCTGCGCACCAACGTCTTGGACACGACCGTCCGTCTCGACCCGGTCGCGCGAACGCAGAAGCCCTAAAGAGGCAGTCGCACCGCGCGACCCTCGCGCTCGACCAGACCTTCGTCGACGAGCGCCGCGAGCAGATCGGGAACGC
It contains:
- a CDS encoding pitrilysin family protein encodes the protein MNKVHRSVLPNGLRIATVPIAGLRSTSVFLAVEAGQWFEPAGRPGIARLAAQTMLRGTKRRDGAIWATALDALGAVARLDVGSHAAVFSAQCLGDDLGELLGLIAEAVRTPALADAEIEFVRGQTLAHLEKDERDTRAVSDRVWRGLVYPTGHPFHAPAIGDTAVVRSATAEDIRAYHKSAIAPDGAVLIVAGATTADAVKDAAGRAFGDWPKRAKPQSASYPPVALAATKRRVEVVPDKTQSDVIIGWPGLPRTDPRFTAARVTNMVYAADTFASRAGNVIRDQLGLAYYVFSGIGASCGQSPWIVRMGVNPKNVHRAIEVALDELRKITVGQIADDDLALAKDKLVGELDVALESPAGVASMVLEAEMFELGEDHFERYPRELRAVTKEQVIETARAFLPPDRYALAVAGPALPEALV
- a CDS encoding SRPBCC family protein, with translation MGVVEVKTTIRAPAGRCFDLARSVSAHLSSTEQTGERVVSDVASDLLGPGDVVTWEATHRGVRQRLTSKITQFDPPRSFEDEQVAGPFKIFWHRHEFSTTDDATVMTDLVRYRAPLGPIGSLVERVYLDRYLRSFLERRAARLRSLAESAP
- a CDS encoding pitrilysin family protein is translated as MLYALEARHAPVVSLWVWYHVGGRNEVPGTTGMSHFLEHMLFKGTTKHPKGDLDRLLARYGAQWNAFTSEDVTCYFETVPKARYKTALELESDRMRNALISVEETEAERTVIVSEREGYENDPSFLLGEELQAIAFSRHTYGQGVIGSKDEIKLMTRDGLYAHYRRFYAPNNAYVVVTGDDEPERLIEEAAAAFGPLDPSSDLGEPPKAPEPDQHGERRVVVHRAGGTLPIVMLAFRAPRATDSRAAAISALAVALAGTSTGSDGASGRSSRLYRALVETGLAADVDASFQLMKDPYLFFADATLRPGIKHADVERVLLEELAKLSSDLLAEDEFARVRRQLLASTAFNTDTITWRAYRCGQLLSTGAATSISEWYDKLAAVTREQIRDAASGLFVERSRSVGWFVPEGDLS
- a CDS encoding DUF2255 family protein; the protein is MATFPPAVLKSLDDTSVVEIETRSAKGTKHLIPIWIVVVDGVAYVRSVRGPAGRWYRELLAKGEGAVLVGGRRVPVRATKDSSAKAIEAVSAALRKKYARSGQSLQSMLRTNVLDTTVRLDPVARTQKP